Genomic DNA from Nonomuraea rubra:
TTGACGCGGCGCTCCAGCTCGGCGATGGCCGTCGGCTGGTCGCCCGATGGAGTCATCTCGGTGACGACCTCGAAGGGCGCCACCTTCCGCTGCAAATCAGTGACCGGTCGCATGCTGCCCACTGTAGGCGGCCCGACCGACAGAAACGGTCAGGCCGTGCGCTCGCCTATCCGGGGGAAGGGCGTGGTGGAGAAGACCACCTCGACGGGCACCTCGAAATACTCGGCGATGCGCAGCGCCAGGTAGAGGCTGGGGCTGTATTCGCCGCGTTCGAGATAGCCGATGGTCTGGTAGTGCACCCCCAGCGCGTCGGAGAGCTGCCTGCGGGTCACGTTCCGCTCTGCGCGCAGCAGCGCGATGCGGTTGTAGACGGTCTCACTCATCAGGCCGTAGTTTCTCAGGTCACGCGCTGCATCGCCCGGTGACGGCGCTCTTCCATCGCCGAGCCGGACTCGCGCCTGGCCATCCTGCGCAGGATCGGGGGCGCCAGCAGCAGCCCGGCCACGGCCCAGGCGAGCAGCACGAGCGTGGTCTCCACGGGCCGCCAGGAGCCGCCGATCTCCGCGGCGGCGGCCGCGTCCGGCATCAGGGCCGAGCGCATGCCCAGGCCGAGCCAGTAGAGCGGGAAGGCGTGGGCGACGGCCTGGAGCCAGCCGGCCAGCGCCGTGATCGGGTAGAAGACGCCGGAGATGGAGGTGAGCGCGCCGACGGCCAGCATGGCCAGCCCGGCCGCGGACTGGGGGCTCTTGGCCAGGGAGCCGATGATCGCGCCGAGCGGGAGCGAGGACAGCAGCCCCAGCAGGGCGATCCAGGCCAGCGTGAGCCAGCCGCCCGCCCCGATGCCGAGCAGCCCGGGCACGAAGAACAGCCCGGCGGCCAGCATCACCACCACGGAGCCGATCGTGGTGATGGACAGCATGACGATCCTGCCGACGAGATAGCCCACCATGCCCTGCGGCACGGCCTTGGCCCGCAGCAGGGTGCCGTCCTCGCGCTCGACCGACAGCGAGCCCACCGCCCCCATGAGCCCGTTGAGCGGGATCATCAGGCCCACCAGGCCGGGCAGCGTGGCCGCCGCCAGCGACAGGCCGGTGCCGGGCAGCGTCGCGTCGCGCTGGAAGTACAGCACGACGACGAAGGCCGCGGTGCTCACCACGGTGAAGCCCATGTCCTGCGCGCTGGCGAGCTGCTGCTTGAACTCGATCCACCCGCGGGACACCCCGAGCCGGGCGGCGTGCAGCGTGGGGTTCACGCCTCCTCCCTCCTGACGATGGCCATGTAGGTCTCCTCCAGCGTGGCCCGGCGCACCTCCAGGTCGCCGATCTCGGTGCCGTGCTGCTCGAACAGCTCGCGGACGAAGCCGGTGGCGTCGCGGGTGGCGTGCACGAAGTGCTCGCCGTCGCGGCTCCAGCGCACCTGGGCGTCACGGGAGTACTCGCGGGTGAGGCTGTCGGGGCTGCCGTCGGCGACGATCCGGCCGCCGGACAGGATGAGGATGCGGTCGGCGAGCTTCTCCGCCTCGTCGAGGTCGTGCGTGGTGAGCAGGATCGTGGTGTCGTCCAGGTCCGACAGGCGGTGCACGAGATCGTGGAAGTCGCGCCTGGCCTGCGGGTCGAAGCCGGCGGTCGGCTCGTCGAGGAAGAGCACCTCGGGCCGGCCGACGATGCCGATGGCGACGTCGAGCCGGCGCCGCTGCCCGCCCGAAAGCTGCCTGATCCGCTGCCCGGCCTGCTCGGTGAGCCCGACCGCCTCGATCAGCTCGGCGGTGCCGAACGGTGGCCGGTCCGGCCTGGCGTACGGCTCGTAGTAGCGGCTCAGGTGGTGCAGGAGCTGGTGCACCCGCCAGCGGCCGTGGTCGCGCCACGACTGGAGCACGACGCCCAGCCTGGCGCGCCAGCGCTCGTCGCCGCGGGCGGGCTCGACCCCCAGTACCCGTACGTGCCCCGCGGACGGCTTCCTGAAGCCCTCCAGGATCTCGATGGTGGTGGTCTTGCCCGCGCCGTTGGGCCCGAGCAGGGCGATCACCTCGCCCGGGCTGACGGTGAAGGCGACCTCCCGCAGGACCTCCTTCTCGCCGTACGCCATCCGCAGCCCCTCGACCTCCAGAGCGGCGGCGTTCTTGCCGAGGTCGAGGCCCCCTGCGAGTTCTTTCACCGCTCCCATCAACCCTCCAAGTAGTAGGACTACTACATCTATAGCACACCTACTACAGACCGCAATACACATATGACACCGCATTGCAAGCGAACAGTAAGTCACACCCGATACGGTCGGAATCGCCTGTAGCGGAAAAGGAAGGTTCGATGTCACGACCCAGAGAGGCACTGATCCAGGCTGGACAGGGCGTAGCCCGAGCGGTGGCCCAAGGGGGTGACGTGAGGCAGGCCATGGGGCAGGCCGTCGGGCAGGTCGTCGACCAGGCGGGGCAACTGGCCGGCCAGGCCCCGGGCTTCAGGCTGAACCCGCACGACTTCGCCGCCGCCCGGGACGGCGGCGCCTCCGTCGGCACCCTCATCGAGGCCAGGTCCGCCTCGCTCAACGAAGCCGGCGAGATCGTCAACCGCAGCTTCGCCGAGAACGGCATGCACGTCATCTCGCCCGTGGTGATCCCCAAGGGCAGCACCGCCAAGGTGGTCGTGCCGCTGGGCATCCTCGTGGCGCTCGGCCTCCTCGGCGCGCTCGGCAACATCGTGCCGAGCGCCGACGTGGTCTTCGGCCCCCACTACTGGGTCGTGCTGGTGCTGGCCGCCGTGTTCCTGTGGTGGCGGCGCAGCGTGGTGATGGTGCCCGAGGGCTGCAAGGCGCTCATCACCCAGTTCGGCAAGCTGGTGCACATCGCGGACCCGGGCCGGGTGACGCTGTTCAACCCGTGGAAGCGGGTCAGCTACATCGTCAACACCACCCGCGAGTACCCGTTCAACGCGCCGATCAGCGAGGCCCCCACCCAGCAGGGCGTCAAGGCCAGCGTGGACCTGTTCCTGCAGTTCAGGATCGAGAACCCGGCGGAGTTCATCTTCGTGCTCGGCTCGGTCAGCGGCTTCCAGTCCAAGCTGCAGAACGCCATCAGCGAGGTCACCCGCTCGCTGATCTACGCCCAGCGGGCCGAGGAGATCTACGACCTCGTCGGCGAGAGCACGCTCGGCATGCTGGAGAGCCTCAACCAGCAGTTCCTGCCCGCCGTTCGGCTCACCGACGTGAACATCACCCACGCCGAGCCGTCCAGCCAGGAATACCGCATGGACCTGGCCGCCCCCGAGATGGTCAGGGTCGCCAAGGAGGCCTACACCTACGAGTACGAGCTGCAGCTCCGCAAGGAGCAGAACGAGGGCGACCTGGTCAAGGAGCTGGCGGGGCTGCAGGAGACGCTGAGCGCCATCCAGGCCGAGATCGCCGGCTACCAGGCCCGCATGGACACCGCGCTCGAACGCGCCACCCACCAGGCCACCGCCCAGGCCAGGCAGCGCCTGGTCGAGGCGGAGTCCACGGCCAACGCCAACGCCGCGCTCCTGGAGGCGCAGGCGCTGGACATCAGGGCCCTGTCCGCCGCCGAGGCGCCCGAGATCCTCGACTACCGCTTCCAGCAGGACCTGCTGGCCAAGCTGGAGTCCGTGGCCACCAGGCTGCCGCAGGTGGTGCAGGTGGGCGAGCAGACCGACATCGACTTCCTGGCCCTGGCCCAGCAGCTCGTGGGCGGCAGGGACGCGGCGCTGTTCTCCGCCGAGGACATGGCCGCCATCCGCGGCAGGCTCGACGAGATCGCCACCCGCGTGCGCGAGCGCGAGGACGAGATCGCCGCACTGCTCAAGAAGGCCGCCGCCGACGTGGCCGAGCCGCCCGCCACACCCGAGCCCGACCACGACCTGGAACGCACCGTCGAGCGTCTCCTGCCCGGGAAGGAGATCTGAGATGAGCCGCGAGTTCTCGAAGATCAAGGAGTCGCTGGCCTCCTGGGGAGAGATCCGCCAGCTCCTGCGCGGCGGCGAGCAGGGCCAGCTCGTGCCCGTCGTCATCCCCAAGGACCGGCGCGGCTTCGCCTGGATGACGCTGGTGTTCCTGGCGATCTACTTCGCCGGCCTGGCCGCGCTGACCGACTTCACGCTCGTCGGCGCGTTCGCCGCGCTGCTGTTCCTGCTGCTGGCGCTGCTGACGATGTGGCGCAAGGCCATCATCGAGATCGAGGAGGGCACCACCGGCGTGCGCAGCCGCTGGGGCGCCATCACCGGCACGCTGCCGCCGGGCCGCCACTACCTGTGGCTGCCGTGGGACCGGGTGGACGCGGTCGTCGACACCTCCACCGAGATCCCGTACTCGGCGCCGATCGTGGCCTGCCCGACCGCCGAGAACGTGCCGCTGAAGTCGATCGAGTTCTTCCTGAAGTTCAGGATCGTGGACCCCGTCGCGTTCGTCCGCACGATCGGCGCGGGCAACTTCGACCTGGTGCTGTCCAGCGCCGTCCAGGACGCGATCAGGCAGCGCAGCCGCAGGGTCAACACCGAGCGCGCGTACGACCTGCGCGGCTCCGACGTCGGCGACATGCAGGACGCGCTCAACCGGCAGCTCGGCCGCTACGGCGTGCGCATCACCGGCGCCAACATCCCCGACGTGCAGCTCCCCGACCAGTACCAGCAGCACCTGGCCACCCGCGAGAAGGTGGCCAAGGAGCTGTCCGCCTACGAGCGGGAGTGGGAGCTGACCCGCAAGCGCCGCATCGACACGCTGCTGATGGAGATCGAACGCTCCAAGAAGACCCGTGACGCCCGCGTCGTCGAGGTCAAGGCCGCCCACAACAACGCGCGCAAGAACGTGGCGCGCATGCTGGAGGAGCAGGAGACCGAGGCGCAGCGGGTGACGTGGGAGATCGAGGCGCGGGGCAGGGCCGACCTGACCTCCGCCGAGAACGAGGCCAAGGCGCTGCGCCGGCTGGCCGAATCGTACCGGGACAACCGGGCCGTGCTGCAGTACGAGCTGGCCCGCAGGCGCCTCGACGTGGGCGCCAAACTGGCGGAGAACGCACCCCAGCCGCTGGTCGTACGGACCCAGCAGGGGCAGGCGGACTCCGCGCTCTCCACCCTCCTCCTGGCCCAGCTGCTCCCCCGCATCTCGGGCACAGGGCAAGTGAACGGCCCCACACCTTCCGCTTAGGAGAACCCCATGGTGTTCCGCAAGTTGATGGCCGCGTTCGGCGCGGGCGTCGAGGTTGACACGGTGTTGACCAACACGGGAGTGCGCCCGGGCGAGCCGCTGCGCGGCGTCGTCCACTTCCGTGGCGGCAACTCCGACTACAAGGTCGAGGGCATCTACATCGACCTGACCGCCGTGGTCGAGGTCGAGCAGGGCGACAACGAGTACAAGACGTCCTACAGCTTCCTGCGCCAGCAGGTGGCCGGGACCTTCCAGCTCGCGGCCGGCGCGCAGCACCAGCAGCCGTTCGAGATCCCGATCCCGTGGGAGACGCCGATCAGCGCGATCGCCGGGCACCCGCTGCACGGCATGAAGCTGGGCGTCCAGACGGAGCTGGCGCTGGCGGGGGCGCTCGACAAGGGCGACCTCGACCCGTTGTTCGTCAGCCCGCTGCCCGCCCAGGAGCACGTGATCGGGGCGCTCGACCGGCTGGGCTTCCAGTTCAAGAAGGCCGACCTGGAGCGGGGCACGCTGTACGGCTCGACCATGCCGTTCTTCCAGGAGATCGAGTACTACGCGGGCGGCCAGTGGCGGCGCTACTTCAACGAGCTGGAGCTGACGTTCATCGCCGGGCCGCGGCAGATGGACGTCATCCTGGAGGCCGACAAGCGGGGTGGCTTCCTGACCTCCAGCCACGACGCGTACAACCGGTTCACGGTCCGCTACGACCAGTCGCCGCAGGACGCCGACGCGGCCCTGCAGCGCGGCCTGGAGCAGATGGCCCGCCACCGCGGCTGGTTCTGATCCGGAGGAGGGCGGGCGGCCCGCCGCCCGCCATCACCTGTCGGTCCGGCCCGCTAGGGTGCCGATCGTGTCCTGGAGATCACGATTATGGTGGGCCGCCGCGCTCGCGCTGAGCGTGGCGGGTGCGGCGTACGTCGCGGCGGGGCCGGCGGGCGGGTTCGCGTTCTTCGGTTACGGCGGGTTCTGTCCCGGCCGCGAGTTCTACCTGTTCGAGCTGAGCCGGGTGTGGTCCGTCGCCTTCGCGGTGCCGCTCCTCGGCTACGCCGGCGCGCCCCTGCTGGTCCTCGGCTTCGCCGCCTGCTGGCTGGGCACGCGCAGGGGGCGGCCCGGGCTCGGCCGGGTGCTCGCGCGGGTCATGGCCACCGTGGTGCTGGTCGTGTACGGCACGGGCCCGCTGGCCTTCGCCGTGGATCTGGCCATCGACCGGGCCTGCACCGGGGCGTGGGG
This window encodes:
- a CDS encoding helix-turn-helix transcriptional regulator, which gives rise to MSETVYNRIALLRAERNVTRRQLSDALGVHYQTIGYLERGEYSPSLYLALRIAEYFEVPVEVVFSTTPFPRIGERTA
- a CDS encoding ABC transporter permease — protein: MNPTLHAARLGVSRGWIEFKQQLASAQDMGFTVVSTAAFVVVLYFQRDATLPGTGLSLAAATLPGLVGLMIPLNGLMGAVGSLSVEREDGTLLRAKAVPQGMVGYLVGRIVMLSITTIGSVVVMLAAGLFFVPGLLGIGAGGWLTLAWIALLGLLSSLPLGAIIGSLAKSPQSAAGLAMLAVGALTSISGVFYPITALAGWLQAVAHAFPLYWLGLGMRSALMPDAAAAAEIGGSWRPVETTLVLLAWAVAGLLLAPPILRRMARRESGSAMEERRHRAMQRVT
- a CDS encoding ABC transporter ATP-binding protein; the encoded protein is MGAVKELAGGLDLGKNAAALEVEGLRMAYGEKEVLREVAFTVSPGEVIALLGPNGAGKTTTIEILEGFRKPSAGHVRVLGVEPARGDERWRARLGVVLQSWRDHGRWRVHQLLHHLSRYYEPYARPDRPPFGTAELIEAVGLTEQAGQRIRQLSGGQRRRLDVAIGIVGRPEVLFLDEPTAGFDPQARRDFHDLVHRLSDLDDTTILLTTHDLDEAEKLADRILILSGGRIVADGSPDSLTREYSRDAQVRWSRDGEHFVHATRDATGFVRELFEQHGTEIGDLEVRRATLEETYMAIVRREEA
- a CDS encoding SPFH domain-containing protein encodes the protein MSRPREALIQAGQGVARAVAQGGDVRQAMGQAVGQVVDQAGQLAGQAPGFRLNPHDFAAARDGGASVGTLIEARSASLNEAGEIVNRSFAENGMHVISPVVIPKGSTAKVVVPLGILVALGLLGALGNIVPSADVVFGPHYWVVLVLAAVFLWWRRSVVMVPEGCKALITQFGKLVHIADPGRVTLFNPWKRVSYIVNTTREYPFNAPISEAPTQQGVKASVDLFLQFRIENPAEFIFVLGSVSGFQSKLQNAISEVTRSLIYAQRAEEIYDLVGESTLGMLESLNQQFLPAVRLTDVNITHAEPSSQEYRMDLAAPEMVRVAKEAYTYEYELQLRKEQNEGDLVKELAGLQETLSAIQAEIAGYQARMDTALERATHQATAQARQRLVEAESTANANAALLEAQALDIRALSAAEAPEILDYRFQQDLLAKLESVATRLPQVVQVGEQTDIDFLALAQQLVGGRDAALFSAEDMAAIRGRLDEIATRVREREDEIAALLKKAAADVAEPPATPEPDHDLERTVERLLPGKEI
- a CDS encoding SPFH domain-containing protein, with protein sequence MSREFSKIKESLASWGEIRQLLRGGEQGQLVPVVIPKDRRGFAWMTLVFLAIYFAGLAALTDFTLVGAFAALLFLLLALLTMWRKAIIEIEEGTTGVRSRWGAITGTLPPGRHYLWLPWDRVDAVVDTSTEIPYSAPIVACPTAENVPLKSIEFFLKFRIVDPVAFVRTIGAGNFDLVLSSAVQDAIRQRSRRVNTERAYDLRGSDVGDMQDALNRQLGRYGVRITGANIPDVQLPDQYQQHLATREKVAKELSAYEREWELTRKRRIDTLLMEIERSKKTRDARVVEVKAAHNNARKNVARMLEEQETEAQRVTWEIEARGRADLTSAENEAKALRRLAESYRDNRAVLQYELARRRLDVGAKLAENAPQPLVVRTQQGQADSALSTLLLAQLLPRISGTGQVNGPTPSA
- a CDS encoding sporulation protein codes for the protein MVFRKLMAAFGAGVEVDTVLTNTGVRPGEPLRGVVHFRGGNSDYKVEGIYIDLTAVVEVEQGDNEYKTSYSFLRQQVAGTFQLAAGAQHQQPFEIPIPWETPISAIAGHPLHGMKLGVQTELALAGALDKGDLDPLFVSPLPAQEHVIGALDRLGFQFKKADLERGTLYGSTMPFFQEIEYYAGGQWRRYFNELELTFIAGPRQMDVILEADKRGGFLTSSHDAYNRFTVRYDQSPQDADAALQRGLEQMARHRGWF